From Hirundo rustica isolate bHirRus1 chromosome 1, bHirRus1.pri.v3, whole genome shotgun sequence, a single genomic window includes:
- the LOC120750480 gene encoding LOW QUALITY PROTEIN: C-C chemokine receptor type 8-like (The sequence of the model RefSeq protein was modified relative to this genomic sequence to represent the inferred CDS: deleted 1 base in 1 codon), giving the protein MEQNFTYLLGSGGSEDILVSYTSPTPNSSAANEYAFSYSELHIICHPESIPAVASALFPVLYSLMFVTGLMGNALVLWILTVFMKIKTMTGVYLLNLTVSNLLLVFSLPFLVQYSFVNQWTFGNALCEIIGSLYFIGFHSNVFFITIMSIDRYLVIVHSLHVQGIQAAAICFITSLVIWAVSILASMPDLLFFQEVNDNNQIKCLPHYPGGKNGWRTFSNFEVNILGQPIPVVLIFCYHGILKNLQKCHTKNKYKAIKLFLIVVIVLFLSWTPVNIVLFLDSLRNMSIINDCLISQRLDLAVELTEALSFVHCCLNPVIYTFVGEKFKKHILDTFKKSVFSVKNCLSNFLGHENWKQLLDFAFITVYTIDNASNCLFSASNSAAA; this is encoded by the exons ATGGAGCAGAATTTCACATACCTGCTGGGCAGCGGTGGCTCTGAGGACATATTG GTGAGTTACACATCACCAACACCTAACTCCTCTGCAGCCAACGAATATGCCTTCAGCTACTCAGAACTGCACATCATCTGTCATCCTGAAAGTATTCCAGCAGTTGCATCTGCCTTATTTCCAGTGCTGTACTCCTTAATGTTTGTGACTGGCCTCATGGGAAATGCTTTGGTTCTTTGGATTCTGACAGTCTTCATGAAAATCAAGACCATGACTGGTGTGTATCTGCTGAATCTGACTGTCTCCAACCTCCTCTTGGTATTCTCTCTGCCCTTCTTGGTTCAGTACTCCTTTGTGAACCAGTGGACTTTTGGAAATGCACTGTGTGAAATCATTGGGTCACTTTATTTCATTGGTTTCCACAGCAATGTCTTCTTCATTACTATCATGAGCATCGACAGGTACTTGGTCATAGTCCACTCCCTCCATGTTCAAGGGATACAGGCAGCTGCCATTTGCTTTATCACCAGTCTGGTCATTTGGGCAGTTTCCATTTTAGCATCAATGCCagacttactt tttttccaggaagtgAATGACAATAACCAGATTAAGTGCCTCCCTCACTATCCTGGTGGCAAGAATGGCTGGAGGACTTTCAGTAATTTTGAAGTCAACATCTTGGGGCAGCCAATCCCTGTTGTCCTCATTTTTTGCTATCACGGCATCTTGAAAAACCTGCAGAAGTGCCATACCAAGAACAAGtacaaagcaataaaattgtttttaattgttgtCATTGTCCTCTTTCTCTCCTGGACCCCCGTCAACATTGTGCTGTTTTTGGACTCTCTGAGGAACATGTCCATCATCAATGACTGCCTGATAAGCCAAAGGCTAGACCTAGCTGTGGAGCTGACTGAGGCACTCTCCTTTGTCCACTGCTGCCTCAACCCAGTCATCTATACTTTTGTGGGTGAGAAGTTCAAGAAGCATATCCTTGACACTTtcaaaaaatctgtgttttctgtcaaaAACTGTTTGAGCAACTTTTTAGGACACGAAAATTGGAAGCAGCTGcttgattttgcttttatcaCG GTCTACACAATTGATAATGCCTCCAACTGCCTCTTCTCTGCCTCCaattcagctgctgcctga